Sequence from the Dehalococcoidia bacterium genome:
TGGCATGACCCTGATGGCCTCCTCAGCAATAAGCACCTTCTGTTCTTCCGATGTCAAGCCATCTAACCGACTCAGGGGAATTTGCAGTTGAAGTCCCTCGTCATCAACAAAGACCTCAGCTTCCAGTATCTTCCCCCGTTCGTGAGCGCTTCTGATCGTTACTTTTTGATTTGCCATCCTGTCCTCCCTAAGTCAAACTCCTGCCTGAAATGAACTGCTGAACAATCACATCAACCCGGATGCGGGTCAAGTCGTTTGGTGTGAACTTGACGGTGTGCCAACCACGCTGAATATTACCTCCGCCGTCAACCGCTAGGTGCCGGGTGATATCCACATCCGTCTGATACGTCTCGCCCGTCGCAATCACCGTCCCGTCGACTTCGATGTCGACGCCAGTTGCCGTTGGGCCCTGGTATATCCCAAAGGTCAGATCATGGCTATGGGCTGGCACGGTAAAACTATGGGTATGATTTGGGACATAAACCAGGTGGGTATGGTCTGGAATGTATACTGTATGAGTATGCTCCACGGCAGTTGAAGTCCAGACAGCGTTTCCGGACGATGGTGAGCCAACTATTGCCAGAGAGCCGAGGTCACTTCTGCCCAGGTATATCCAATCTGTGGGCGCGTCTGCAATACCTTCGGCTGGTATAGCATGTGCGTGGGAACCACCTCCTGAGCTGGTTGTCGCGCTGCCTCCACCGGAATACGTGGACGTAAAAGTTCCCCCACCCGCGTCGCTACTGACATAACCTCCTCCACCTGAAGCCGCTGCCTTAGCGTAAGCCCAAAACGCGAGTACCTTCCAAGTCAAGAGCACCGCGTTGATGCGCACCGCTTGCGGGTGCAGATAGAACTCATGCTCATAAGGGTGAGTTGGATCGCAGCTCGCGGTTTCCAGGAACGGCGTCAGGTTGGTGTAGCCGTCGGCATACTGGTCGCTGACAGCCTGCTTGCTGGCTAATTTGCTCAGGAAGTCGCCCAGGTTCTGGGTAATATTGGTAATATCCAGCGTAATATCTTCCGGCTGTCCCAGGTCATTTTTTCTGATCTTGACAATCTGCAACCTCTGTTCTATACCGAGATCCTCGTCAATCACCATTACCTTGCTGCCGAGCTGAAGCCGCTCGAACTCCCGGCCCGGATACAACCGGGCGAGGTCTATGGAGTTGACCTTGTAGGTAGCCTTCGGATTCTTGATGTCGGTCAATATCGATCGCGCCCGCTCGATGAGCGTGCTCGGATGATTGATTCTCTTGTCCACCCACGGCTGAGAGATCACACCGTAAACTGTGGCTGTATCGGCCCGGAGATAATCGGCATGAACATGGGTAATCGTGTAACTCGCTGCCGGATCGAAGTCGGCGATAGCACAACGGATGACATTATCGCCGCTACCCTGTTTCCAGACTGAACTGTTATCGGCTCCGTTCTTCTTGACGATCATTCCGGACGGCAGAACATTGCCCGCACCACTCCAAACATAGGCTGCATACTGGCCGCCGAGCGTGAGATAGCCATAACTGGAATCGCTGGATTTCGTGGCCACCACATCCGTTTCTGTCCAGTGGGATAGCTTGAGCTGATTCTGAGCCTCTCCCATACCCAAAGGAAACAGGCGCGTGCAAAGCGCTGTCCTGTCGACCTTCCTTTCAACCTGGGTCATGTTTTTCCGGTAACGGAGCTGCTGACCCTTATCCTCACCGATGCTCTCTTTAATCCAAAGCTTGCGGATGGCCGGGTTCTGCGGATCCGGCCGGACATAGATATACCCGTTCACTAGATCGCGTACTGCCCAACACGCCTTCAAGAGGTATTCCCACTCAAATCGGATGGAAATCAACTTGTCCAGATTCGCATCGATTCCGCCAAGAGTCACTTTGATGCCAGTCACCTGGTAATTCAAAAGATCGGTCAAGACGGTGCTGGCAAGTTGGTTTGTGGCCTCGTAGTAACCGGGGACGATGTCCCTGAGAAGCCTGGCAGCAAACTGTTCGCACTGGGCTTTGATCGTCGATGATGTGCTGTGATTCGCGGTACAATCGGTAATCAGATAAACGTCCTGCAGGCTGCCGTCCTCGTAAATCCAGACCTCTCGATCATCCTGGATATATGAAGCCTTGGGGTCATCGACTGGAAGTGAGAACCATCCTTTGGGCACCAGATTCACGGCCTGCTCGTATCCTACACCGAAAGCATTCTCCATGATGGCCAGCAGGTTTCCGGCAGCATCGTGAATCTCGACCCTGAATGATTTTACAGCCACCTATTGCTCCATGTGCTTCTGATCGTTCCGGATGGAAAGCCAGACACGGTGAGATAGTTGATCGCGTTTCCCTTCAAGACCGGGAATTCGCTGGCTGTTACACCGGCCATACTCGGCAAATCATTCAGGTAGACGGTCATCCTCTCGGAATCGATTTTCAGGATATCGCCTTCGGCCAGGCCTCCTATCCACTGAAGCTCGGATTCAATGCCGAAAGTGCGGTTCTGAATTGAGACCACCGCATCGGCCTTATCCTCGATTGCCGTCAACTCGATCACAGGTGAGGCATCCATGTCGCCGCCTACCACCACCATAATCGTTTGAGGGTCTGATACGATATCCTGTACATCCTCGGACGCGACCCATGAATATGCAAAGGGGTCTGGGCAAATCATCCCCAACTCGAATTCCGCTATGACAGCACCTGGGCTGACCTTCATGTCAGCCTGATATCTGGCTAACCAATAACGATCATTCTGCTTGTCAAAGAGAAGGGACTTGAGTCCACTTCTGCTGTCAAGCGTCTGGGCTATCCCTTGAAGCGCCTCCAACAGTTCGGCATACGAGTTGGCCTTGACCCAGCAGCGAAGATTGAAACAACGGGGAGCATACTCTGGAAGAGTGTCATAGGCACCGTGCTTACCGGGTATCACAAGCAGGTTATCGCGGGAACCAGCGAGGATCTCACGTTCGGAACCACGAAGAAGACGGCAACCGTACATCGTGCCCAGGTGTCTGTAACCATAGACAAAGCTTGGGTCGCCACCTTTTCCCGTTGGATCATTTTGCGTCCATGCCCACCACCAATAGTTCATCAATGACTGGATGATCATATTAAGCCCCGCTCCTCATTGCGCTCTTTTGGAGATCGAATAGCGCCTCCGCAACTCGCTGAATGTCCGCCTCTTCCCGGATGATCATCTGTGCGATATGAAAATGCTGGGTGATCGTATTGACGATCCCGCCGCTCTTCATCTTGCTGTCCGGAACGATCCATTCCGATCCTTGCTCAGCCATGATCCCGCGCCGGCCGGTTCGTAAGCCGTACATCAAGGTCGGTTCGGTGATCAGCCCGCCAGTCGCATGTCCATAAATTGGCGAACTGACTGGCAGATCCGATATGTACGGGCCATAAATCCCTTGGCTCTTGGCTTGCTCGTCCAACACCTGTTGCTTTGCTGCTATCAGGGCTTTCTGGTATAGAGCTTCTTCGGTGACTTGCCGGGCGTGAGAAGCCTTCGTTTCAGTCTCCTCATCCACCAGGCGCTGTTTGGTTGCTGCCAGCTTGATGTTTTCGGCAAAGACCGCCCATGATGCCTCTTCAGCTATCTGCGCAAGTTTCTGTTGCAGGGCGGCGTCGAGAGCCGTCTTCTCATTGGCGAGGCGGGTCTCCGTCTCCTTGAGCATCTCGGATTCATGAGTTTTCTTGGCCTCCAGCTCTTCCTGTAGCGCCGTTTTCTTATTCTCGGCCTCAGTCCGGACATTCTCGATGGAGTCTCGCAGGGCTTCTTTCTCTGCCTCTCTGGAATCCAGAAGTTTGTCGCGTTCGACCTGGGCAATGAACTCATTCAAGTCTTCGGTCGCCGAAGCCCGATCCGCATCGTTATCGGCCTGAGCCACTTTGTCCTGCAGCTCAAGCAGCCGTTTCTGATTTTGCTGGTCCTCAAGGATTCGGTTCTCGTCCTTCGTTCTGGCATCAATGGCGTCGATCTGATCCTGATATTTTTGCACCGCTGCCTGAGTGTCCTGGTCAAGAAGCTTGAACTTGGCAGCATATTCCTTGTCCAGCAGGGCCAGCTTCTCATTGCAAGCAGTCCTGGCTGCATCCAGCTCCTCATCGAGCTGTTGTTTCATATCATCCGTGGCCTGTCGGGCCAGATCGATCTTTGACTGGTGATATTCCTCGGTTACCCCGTACTCTTCTCTGATCTTGGCAACCGCATCGTCATATTCCTGCTCCGCTGCCTTGCGCTTTTCTTCGATCACAGCGAGCTGATCCTTCAACTGCTGATCGAGTTGATCCTTGAGAGTAGCCGTCAGCGCCTCGGCCTTGAGCTTGATATCGGCCGCCATTTCGTCATAGGCGTCTTCAGCTTCTTTGGCGTGCTTCTTATGGAATGGGTTCATGCTGCCGAAAAACCCGCCGACCTTGCCAGCCACGTCACCGATCGCCCCGCCCACTTTGCTGGGCAGGAAGGTCACAACGTCAGCCACTTTTTTGAGTTCATCCTTGAACATCGTGAAGGCTTTGTAGATAGCGCCGCCCGGAAGCAACCAGCCGAAGCCGCTATTGTAGACACCTAGCACCGTGTCCTTAACGCGGTTGAATATGTCCATAATGCCGCCCCATATCGTCTTGGCGAAACCGGATATCTTATCCCAGTTCCTCCAGAGAAGAATACCGGCGGCGACAACGGCGGTGATTGCGAGACAGACCAGCCCAACCGGTCCAGTCAAAAGGGTAAAAGCAGCACCGACCAAACCGATGCCGGCTGCCAGTGCGGGCAACATCCCGATAAGAAGCATCAGCGGACCGGCTATCAAAGCAAATCCTCCTGCCAACAATACTGTAACAATAATGACCTTTTGAATCGGAGAGGGCATATCCTGGAACCAACCCATCACCGTATTAAGCACTCCCAGCAAGTCCTTGGCCACCGGGATGAAGGTGGTTCCGGCTTCTTCCATCAGATCGGAAAAGCTGTTCTGGACGTTTGCCATTGCCCCGGCTGTGCTCTGACCATAAGCTTCAGCTTGGCCGCCGAACTTGGCCTGCAATTGACCAAGAGCCTGTGTGGCAGTAGCGCCTTTTCCCAATTCGATTCCGTAGCGCGTGAGGATCTCCGTGTTGCCGGTTGACACCCTGCCCACTATCTGGGCGGCTGAGGTGTAATCCATGCTCTTGGCAACGGCCACGTCGAGGGTCAAGGGCAACATCTTCATGGCGACGTTATAGTCGCCTGTGATCTCTACCAGAGCGGCCAAGGCCTTCCGCTGGTCATCGTCTGAAACGGCTGTCTTTTTTGTGGTTGCCGCAATGGTCTTCTCCAGAGAGCCTTTGACCTTATCGTAGTTCACGCCGACGTTTTTCAAAGCAGAGGACAACTTGATGATCCCCGCCTCTTCATCGGCGGCGGCCTTGGTGGCCATCACCAGCACACCCGCCATACCCACGCCAAAGCCAGTCAAGGCGCCGCCGACCTTCTTGAGGGTCTGGTCTAGGCCACCGAGCTTGGTCACGGTGCCCTCAAGACCCTTAGAAGCCTCGTCTTTGAACTTCAGTAGGATTTCAAGTGTTGTTTCTGCGCCCATCGTCAGTCACCATTTCTGGATTTCCAGTCCGAATACTTTGCTTCGGTCTGCATAAACTGCCAAATCTTATCGACCATCAACGCTGGAGCTTTCAGATAGTCCTCGCAACTCCAGCCCATATGTTTCATAATCAGGTAGTCTCGATAGAACTCGGGGGCTACTCCCCGGCCTTGCTTGAGGAGAGACCAGAGATCGACGTCGATGTCCCCTCCTTCACCACCTGGGCCAAGAAAGGGTTCGCTTCGATTACCCCCTCGGTGATCTTGTCCACCACCATCGGATCGAGGTTCAGGATATGGGCGTTGTCGATCGGAGCCTTTGAACCATCGCCATCCTTGAACGTCCAGTCGACGACAAATGTCTTGAAGAAGTCGATCGCCCTTTGCTCCTCTGACTTCGCGCGGTTATCCATGGACGCGGCCAGCTTGAACCGCAACTCCTGATCAGCGATCTTGATCGTTACCTGTTCATCCTCAATCGTGATCACCCTGGTCTTGTCGAATACAAATGCCTTCATGTTCCCTCCCTCTTAACAAAAAGGGCAACGAACAAAGTCCTGTCCTTCATCCGTTGCCCTTGGTATACCTCGTGAATCCAGCTATTTACCGAATCTGTTTTCTATATCATCCAGCACCTTCTTGAAGATTTGCTTAACATCGTCAATGTTCTTCCGAAACGTATTTCTGAACGGGTATCGGGGTTTGGTTCCCACCTCTCGGATCGACTGCTGAATTGCCCCTACCCTATTCTCAGAAATGCCCTTCCTTCTTGCCCAGGGCTTCAGCTCTGCCAATGGAACCGTGTGAGGGTTCTGTCCATACTCGATGTCCGGCGCGTATTCTACGCTGGTTCCAACCCGAGCCCAAAGCGGAACGACATCAGGCGCGACAGAATGCGTGACTGAACCCATAAAGCGCCCTGTGTCAACCGCCCCAACCCTCTTGATTTCCTTCTTGGCCTCTCCCTCCATCAGAATGCTGGCGTCTTGCATCGCCTTCCTGACAGGCGGACCGATCAACGTGTCCGGCCTGAGCTTCTTGACGAGTTCATCCAGGCCATTGCATTCGATGTCCATCGTCTCCCTCTACGGCAGAGTTGCAAGACTGTTGACCACCCTCACCAGCCATTCATTGTCCCAGGTCGGATCGAACGTGCTCGTAAGTTTGACGTTCACGACGTCCATTCCGTTTTTGGTGCCCAGGCTCTCCCAATTAGTGTAAACGCCACAAATATCCAGCGCAAGCCTCTTAGCATGGCCTGTGACAATCTGCGATCCCGGAATGCTGAGCCTGATGAACCTCTTCGTTCCGGCATAGTATGCCTCGAATTCTGCGTTGGCCGTCTCGTTAAACTGGAAAGTCATGTCAAGTTCGACACTGCGCGGCCCCTCAGAATGGTCGGTAAACCAAAGCTCTCCATCCAGGAAATCTTGCGGTTCATACCCGGTGTCAAGTTTCCAGGTAAACTCGGTCAGCGTTTTCGACTTCTGGGTAGTTCCGATGGTAGCCCCGCTATCGTTAATGAAAACGATTCCCCTTTTGGCAACCACGTCCTCAACGGTCGGAACCACCAGACCGGTCTCAAAATCAGCCTTGGCAAAATTCTGGCCGAACATGTTGCAGGCGAGCTGTACTGCCTCATTGGCGCCGCCCTTGATTTCCAGAGTTTTGGCCAGCACGTACTTGGTGATGAATGCCTGCACGTTGTTGCCATAGCGTAACGTGAAGCTGTTGGGGTTGTTTGCGCTGGTCAGACTCGGAACGAATGCCCACTCATAAGCATGAACAGAACCAGGGTCTGAGTCGAGCTGGGTGGGCACGATGTTACCCCTGATCGACATCAACAGATAATACAGGCATTGTTCAAACGAGAACGTCCCCTGCCGGCTGATTTCAGCTATCGTGTTGGTCTTGAGGTAACGTGTGTACTTCGATAGATGGCCGGTAGCCTCTTCAGGCAACGTAACAGTGGGGTTGTCTTTGTGGGTAAAGTTCCCCAACAGTACAGCCGTCGCTTCGGCCTCCACCCCATAACCACTCTCTTTGCCTATTTGCGCTTTGCGGAATGCAGAACTTGATACCACCATAATTCACCTCCACACTAACTGAATTCGAATGCTTCTTTGGGCCGAACTTCTAACAAAAATTCAATACCGACATAAGGCGTTTTGCCCCACTCGGTATTCACTCGCTGATATCTCGCAATCCGGCTGTCAACCACCAGCCCTCCCAGTGTAATATTGTGATCGAAGGCGTCGAGCGTCGCGCCGATCAATGGCTCCAACTTTTCTTCAGCGGTCGGCAGATCCGGCCTGGCTACCAACACCACCATCCTGAGTCGGTGAGGCACGATCCTCTCCGACGGGTTTCTCACGATATCATCACTATCGCCAATGAAGTTCAAGAAACATGGCGTATTGGGTATGCTCTCCGGCGGATAGGCCAAAGCCTCTTTCACGCCAGCGACCGACTTCTGGATCAACACAAGTTTTTTCCTGATTTCACTCAGTTCTGGATCCATCATTCCCTCACGGATACAGTATTGCTTTCCGGCGACCTAACCCTTTCATCAACAGCCGATCGTCATTATCGAATCCGTCATAGACCGAAAACCCGCCGAATTCAGGCGAGGCCAACGCCCTGGCATAAGCAGTGTCTTTTCGCTTGAACAGCCGAGCCGCATTCTTGGCGCAAACGACCTGAACCTGTTCGGGTATCGACTCATACCCCCAGACACCGGTTACCTCAAGCGATCTGGTCTGAGTCGAGAACTTTTCCAACTGGCCGTTCGGCAGGAGTTGTACCCACTTCTTCGGGGTCGAATTCTCGGGCCCCAGGGTAAAGTCAGTATTCTCAACCAGCGTGGTGGCAAACCCGCCATCCATGCCAGTGTCGATCTTGACCGACGTAAGCGATCTCAAAGTGTCGATCAACTGGACCTTTCCTCCTGACGTGTTGTAATACTTGGCCGACTCAACATCGTTCACCAGGAAACTCTGACCCCATTTGGCATCTATGCCCTTGGTAACGACCTTAATCAACTTGAGTATCAGCTCATCCCAGTCACTGCCGGTCAAACTCAGCATTTTCTTGACTTCATCGACCGTGCAATAATAACGAGATGATTGCAGCTCGGTAATGAATGTCTGGTTGTAGGTGATCAGCGTCAAACTGGTGGTCTCGATATTGCCCGAACCGATCTGAATGCCATCCGAATCGGCCAGGCTAGTCATCCCTCCGGTAGCCGGATTCTGCATGGTCCAAAGCTTGGTCTCAATCGCATCAGCGGTCGAAAGCTCAGCCCCCAGCACTTTCTTGGTGAACAACAGCAAGCCCATTTTGTAATTGGCATAGAATCCGTCGAGCTGGCTGGCATAATCGTACATGCCCTTGCCGTTCCACATCATAGCCGCCTTGAAGAACCACTCCAGCGCCTTGTCCCTCTTGCCCGCAAAGAAGTAGTCGAGGGCCACATAGCAGCAGGTATCAGCGTATCTCTCGGGTATCAAATAGACGAGCTTATCATGCCGCCGATATGCGACGAACTTTTCATTCGTGCTTGAGTACAGGTGATTCGTGGCATCGCCGATCCGGTCGTATCGCGGGATGTCCCGGCCGACGACGACCTCGAACATACCCGGCTGACCCACTATGCCGATCAGTCGTTCCACCTCTGCTTTGATGACTTGAGAATACGTGGGTCGCCACGGTTCCAAAGCACGATAGGCAAACAGGTTATCAGAGTAGACCCAGAAGACGTTCTGGTAGGTCAATGGCAGATCATGGAACTCTTCCTCTGCCTGGAGAAGCCAGTGCGTTCCCTGATCATCACTCTCCGCACACATGTGTACACTGTCATCGTACAGGCTGAGCATATATTCGCATGCCTGATCAATCTGTTGTGTTGTCGGTGCCATAGGTTCCTCGACTTGAAATTCTTCTGGCCGTCTGGTAGAATGGGCCCATCATGACTACGTTAACTTTATCCAAACAACGGCCTCGAATCTGGTTGAACTCCGTGATCGCTTTCTTCATTGTCGCTGTTGCGGCCGGTTTTTTATGGCTTCTGATGGAGTCACCCTCTGGTCACAACATCCTCTGGAGTTTTGGGACCGGATTCGGCGCTGCTTTCGTTCCCTTTGGATTGATTACGGCTGCCATAATACTTGCACCCCCTGTCTTTGTGGCTCGAAAGCTCCGGCCCACTGACACCCACATTTTCTATCCCGTGTTTGCCTTTCTGTGGGCCGTGCTTTCTTTCCTCATCAACTGCCTGCTCTTGATCTTTCTCGCCGGTCTGGCTGGATGATCAGTAGATGTCGATGACGGCCAACTTCACCTGATTGCCGGTCGGGATGTAGATATAACTCCCGCTACTGACACCACAGTCACTGGTATTGCTGTTGAATACGATGCTGCCACCTATGCTCCCCGTGTCCACGTAGAAATACCGCTTGAAAATCTCCACCTCGATCGCCACGCCGAGTCCGCAAGTGTACACTTTGACGTTGTTCCATAAGAGATAGCCCGGGAACCAGTAAGGATCAAGGTCTATATCTGTGTACGACAACACTGTACGCACACCACTGACAACCTTGGCCAACTCAACCCTGACCTGATAACGAGGATTCTGTTGATAAGGGGTGTAGTACCGCGTATAAACGACAACCTCAACCCGGGTATTCCCATCGCTGGTTGACCGGATGGCCGGCAGTTTAACCCAAACCTGAAAGGTGTCTGTGTTTGGCGGGGTATTCGTAGCCCACCATTTTGCGGTATAGATAATATTCGTATGAGCAGCCTCAGTATAAGCAGCGTTGGCTATGCCTGAGAAATCGCCCCTTTTGCCATACGTGGGATCATCCTCAATGGTCGGAGTTCCGCCCTGCCAGGCAAGCCGAGATCCATCAACAAAATATTCTTTCCACCTGTCGAGGCTGATGGCCTTGTCTGACAAAAGCGAAGGGTAGATTTTCCCCGCATACTTATTCTGGATTTTGATCTTGTCGCCACTTGTGACCGGTACCTCAAGCGGGATGAAATTATAGCAGTAGTCTTGGGCTGCCACCTCGAAAGCTTTGTTGCCGTCGAGTGCCGCCTCACTTCCGCCAATGTAGCCCGCTATCTCTCGGCTGTTCGGCTCGACAAGTCCTCTGATGACAAAATCTTC
This genomic interval carries:
- a CDS encoding phage tail protein; translated protein: MAVKSFRVEIHDAAGNLLAIMENAFGVGYEQAVNLVPKGWFSLPVDDPKASYIQDDREVWIYEDGSLQDVYLITDCTANHSTSSTIKAQCEQFAARLLRDIVPGYYEATNQLASTVLTDLLNYQVTGIKVTLGGIDANLDKLISIRFEWEYLLKACWAVRDLVNGYIYVRPDPQNPAIRKLWIKESIGEDKGQQLRYRKNMTQVERKVDRTALCTRLFPLGMGEAQNQLKLSHWTETDVVATKSSDSSYGYLTLGGQYAAYVWSGAGNVLPSGMIVKKNGADNSSVWKQGSGDNVIRCAIADFDPAASYTITHVHADYLRADTATVYGVISQPWVDKRINHPSTLIERARSILTDIKNPKATYKVNSIDLARLYPGREFERLQLGSKVMVIDEDLGIEQRLQIVKIRKNDLGQPEDITLDITNITQNLGDFLSKLASKQAVSDQYADGYTNLTPFLETASCDPTHPYEHEFYLHPQAVRINAVLLTWKVLAFWAYAKAAASGGGGYVSSDAGGGTFTSTYSGGGSATTSSGGGSHAHAIPAEGIADAPTDWIYLGRSDLGSLAIVGSPSSGNAVWTSTAVEHTHTVYIPDHTHLVYVPNHTHSFTVPAHSHDLTFGIYQGPTATGVDIEVDGTVIATGETYQTDVDITRHLAVDGGGNIQRGWHTVKFTPNDLTRIRVDVIVQQFISGRSLT
- a CDS encoding phage tail family protein; translation: MIIQSLMNYWWWAWTQNDPTGKGGDPSFVYGYRHLGTMYGCRLLRGSEREILAGSRDNLLVIPGKHGAYDTLPEYAPRCFNLRCWVKANSYAELLEALQGIAQTLDSRSGLKSLLFDKQNDRYWLARYQADMKVSPGAVIAEFELGMICPDPFAYSWVASEDVQDIVSDPQTIMVVVGGDMDASPVIELTAIEDKADAVVSIQNRTFGIESELQWIGGLAEGDILKIDSERMTVYLNDLPSMAGVTASEFPVLKGNAINYLTVSGFPSGTIRSTWSNRWL